The proteins below are encoded in one region of Oncorhynchus gorbuscha isolate QuinsamMale2020 ecotype Even-year linkage group LG01, OgorEven_v1.0, whole genome shotgun sequence:
- the LOC124039455 gene encoding A-kinase-interacting protein 1-like isoform X2 produces the protein MATQAWQLESSLRRSARLGLEVLERASRRSVDWTSPSPNTTTTDGNAGSEVLGNSAHTSLDDAFETIAELMAQTTYQCKNFYTENEPMEKERTHVCRYHSQSHQCPGTSLQIRKHARSSPEDFHIEVSPGTYAITAGTQDSQQQTRLVRINAGESMNLTFHL, from the exons ATGGCAACACAAGCCTGGCAGCTGGAGTCATCCCTGCGCCGCTCCGCCAGACTAGGCCTGGAAGTACTGGAGCGAGCGTCGAGACGGAGCGTAGACTGGACGAGTCCGTCTCCCAATACAACAACAACGGATGGCAACGCCGGGAGTGAG GTTCTGGGAAACTCAGCCCACACAAGCCTGGATGATGCTTTTGAGACCATAGCGGAATTAATGGCTCAGACAACATATCAATGCAAG AACTTTTACACGGAGAATGAGCCTATGGAAAAGGAGAGAACCCATGTGTGCAGATACCATTCTCAATCTCACCAATGCCCAGGGACCTCATTGCAGATCAGGAAACAT GCACGGTCATCACCTGAGGATTTCCACATTGAGGTGTCACCAGGTACCTATGCGATTACCGCGGGAACGCAGGACTCGCAGCAACAGACCCGGCTAGTACGCATTAATGCAGGAGAGAGTATGAACCTCACTTTTCACCTCTAA
- the LOC124039455 gene encoding A-kinase-interacting protein 1-like isoform X1 — translation MRRRNRSNQNRPKFLAWQLESSLRRSARLGLEVLERASRRSVDWTSPSPNTTTTDGNAGSEVLGNSAHTSLDDAFETIAELMAQTTYQCKNFYTENEPMEKERTHVCRYHSQSHQCPGTSLQIRKHARSSPEDFHIEVSPGTYAITAGTQDSQQQTRLVRINAGESMNLTFHL, via the exons ATGCGACGACGTAATCGAAGTAACCAAAACAGGCCCAAGTTTTTGG CCTGGCAGCTGGAGTCATCCCTGCGCCGCTCCGCCAGACTAGGCCTGGAAGTACTGGAGCGAGCGTCGAGACGGAGCGTAGACTGGACGAGTCCGTCTCCCAATACAACAACAACGGATGGCAACGCCGGGAGTGAG GTTCTGGGAAACTCAGCCCACACAAGCCTGGATGATGCTTTTGAGACCATAGCGGAATTAATGGCTCAGACAACATATCAATGCAAG AACTTTTACACGGAGAATGAGCCTATGGAAAAGGAGAGAACCCATGTGTGCAGATACCATTCTCAATCTCACCAATGCCCAGGGACCTCATTGCAGATCAGGAAACAT GCACGGTCATCACCTGAGGATTTCCACATTGAGGTGTCACCAGGTACCTATGCGATTACCGCGGGAACGCAGGACTCGCAGCAACAGACCCGGCTAGTACGCATTAATGCAGGAGAGAGTATGAACCTCACTTTTCACCTCTAA